A single Aspergillus puulaauensis MK2 DNA, chromosome 7, nearly complete sequence DNA region contains:
- a CDS encoding uncharacterized protein (SECRETED:SignalP(1-22)) produces the protein MKLAAAIALNLAVLAVTAPTSTNVERANPVEGIMEMLNLGQQHSSSAATPTPTPTVVPNSNMNFPGEKATGIQQHGAASSAVIKPTESSHFHVSAAATSSVSVSDATASASSTPSASASAKPESPIAGVPIVGPVLANVLGL, from the exons ATGAAGCTCGCTGCCGCCATTGCCCTCAACCTGGCCGTCCTAGCCGTCACGGCCCCGACATCCACCAACGTCGAACGTGCCAACCCTGTCGAG GGTATCATGGAAATGTTGAACCTCGGCCAgcagcacagcagcagcgcagccACCCCTACGCCTACGCCAACCGTGGTCCCCAACTCGAACATGAATTTCCCTGGCGAAAAGGCTACTGGAATCCAACAACACGGCGCCGCGTCCTCTGCCGTCATTAAGCCGACCGAGTCATCACACTTCCACGTCTCGGCTGCTGCTACCTCTTCTGTGAGCGTCTCTGACGCTACCGCATCAGCCTCGTCTActccctctgcctctgccagTGCGAAGCCGGAGTCCCCTATTGCTGGGGTCCCCATCGTTGGTCCCGTGTTGGCCAATGTTCTTGGTCTCTAG
- a CDS encoding putative sterol carrier protein (COG:I;~EggNog:ENOG410PHV6;~InterPro:IPR016039,IPR020613,IPR020617,IPR020616, IPR020615;~PFAM:PF00108,PF02803;~go_function: GO:0016746 - transferase activity, transferring acyl groups [Evidence IEA];~go_function: GO:0016747 - transferase activity, transferring acyl groups other than amino-acyl groups [Evidence IEA]), producing MGKKPAGPAYVLGVGMTKFIKPRGKVDYNELGFEAGVKAMLDAKINYDEVDQGVACYVYGDSTCGQRVFYQFGLTQIPVYNVNNNCSTGSTGLAMARTLVSHGAADCVLVVGFEKMSPGSLQSVYNDRANPTGLLGMMMAETRGITNAPGAAQMFGNAGREYIEKYGAKPEDFAEIARVNHEHSKRNPYSQFQDEYTLEQVLKSPMIHEPLTKLQCCPTSDGAAATVVVSQEFLDARPQLKDQAILIAGQQLATDNNTLYNQSSIDLMGFGMARDACRAAIAEAGVNVKDIKVCELHDCFSANEMITIDALELSEPGKAHEMVAKGDITYGGKMVINPSGGLISKGHPLGATGLAQCTELVWHLRGWANNRLVPGTDACLQHNLGLGGAVVVTVYKRADGKVAQPVPSADIARITGLGYNPAVEAKGFTAEQAKLVLSKTASDSWALADAQEKVIARF from the exons ATGGGCAAGAAACCAGCAGGTCCCGCCTACGTCCTTGGCGTTGGCATGACCAAGTTCATCAAGCCCCGAGGCAAGGTTGACTACAATGAGCTCGGATTTGAGGCCGGTGTCAAGGCCATGTTGGACGCTAAGATCAACTACGACGAGGTTGACCAGGGTGTTGCTTGCTACGTCTACGGCGACAGCACTTGCGGACAGCGTGTGTTCTACCAATTCGGCCTGACCCAAATTCCTGTCTACAATGTCAACAACAACTGCTCGACCGGCTCAACTGGTCTTGCGATGGCCCGCACCCTCGTCTCCCACGGCGCGGCCGACTGCGTCCTCGTCGTTGGTTTCGAAAAGATGAGCCCCGGATCTCTGCAGTCGGTCTACAACGACCGCGCCAACCCCACCGGCCTGCTCGGTATGATGATGGCCGAGACTCGCGGTATCACCAACGCCCCCGGTGCCGCTCAGATGTTCGGTAACGCGGGTCGCGAATACATTGAGAA GTACGGCGCCAAACCCGAAGACTTTGCCGAAATCGCCCGTGTCAACCACGAACACTCCAAGCGCAACCCATACTCCCAGTTCCAGGATGAGTACACTCTCGAGCAGGTTTTGAAGTCTCCGATGATCCACGAGCCCCTCACCAAGCTTCAGTGCTGCCCTACATCCGACGGTGCCGCCGCCACCGTTGTTGTCTCCCAGGAGTTCTTGGATGCTCGACCCCAACTTAAGGACCAGGCTATTCTCATTGCCGGTCAACAGCTTGCCACAGATAACAACACTCTGTACAACCAGAGCTCCATTGACCTTATGGGATTCGGCATGGCACGGGATGCATGCCGCGCTGCCATTGCCGAAGCCGGTGTGAACGTCAAAGACATCAAAGTATGCGAGCTGCACGACTGCTTCTCGGCCAACGAGATGATCACAATTGATGCCCTTGAGCTCAGCGAGCCCGGCAAGGCGCATGAAATGGTTGCCAAGGGTGACATCACTTATGGCGGCAAGATGGTTATCAACCCATCAGGCGGCCTTATTTCCAAGGGCCACCCGCTCGGCGCAACCGGTCTGGCACAATGCACAGAACTTGTCTGGCACCTCCGTGGCTGGGCCAACAACCGCTTGGTCCCGGGAACCGACGCCTGCCTGCAGCATAACCTGGGTCTGGGTGGCGCGGTTGTTGTGACCGTCTACAAGCGCGCAGACGGCAAGGTTGCCCAGCCCGTTCCATCAGCGGATATCGCAAGAATTACTGGTCTCGGTTACAACCCGGCCGTCGAGGCCAAGGGCTTCACGGCTGAGCAGGCCAAGCTGGTTCTCAGCAAGACCGCGTCCGATTCATGGGCGTTGGCTGACGCGCAAGAGAAGGTTATCGCGCGTTTCTAG
- a CDS encoding putative mitochondrial carrier protein (COG:C;~EggNog:ENOG410PISP;~InterPro:IPR018108,IPR023395,IPR002067;~PFAM:PF00153;~go_process: GO:0055085 - transmembrane transport [Evidence IEA]) yields MTDNNHSEHASFTPPSQPSPAPTIMPAGNNWTMDETTRNRLLKRYKTQVASGTSTVCATLAVTPLENVKTRMQTHNFQNVFQCVRYLWRTEGPRGFVAGALPPLASVTAVRVVNFTTYNSAKHRISDFIEGMTGQSPLAIYNQPGSAPTVSTIFTFITAGFIAGAITSPLACPFELAKNVVQTSVLVSNRAQASPDAVRDHSLRHKPRLGTVQAIKQIVQRYGFRGLYTGFYLHAMRDTVGSGLYFAVYETVKQVAARELGPDKSPFGAPMIAGAICSTVPWFCTYPLDTRKTRAQSVLLGKTKEVGEASAAVARSSMYKGLSIILIRTGVNNMILLSIFEYIKMRINELDG; encoded by the exons ATGACTGACAACAATCACTCTGAACATGCTTCCTTTACCCCTCCTTCACAACCATCTCCTGCACCTACAATAATGCCAGCGGGAAACAACTGGACTATGGATGAAACTACACGAAACAGACTGCTTAAGAGGTATAAAACCCAGGTAGCCTCTGGAACCTCTACCGTCTGCGCTACTTTAGCTGTG ACCCCTCTCGAGAATGTCAAAACTCGCATGCAAAC GCACAACTTCCAAAATGTATTCCAGTGTGTTCGATATCTCTGGCGAACGGAAGGTCCCCGTGGCTTTGTTGCTG gtgctcttcctcctcttgcCAGCGTCACGGCAGTCCGGGTTGTGAACTTTACTACCTACAATTCTGCTAAACATCGTATATCCGACTTTATCGAAGGAATGACGGGTCAATCCCCTCTGGCCATCTACAACCAACCTGGCAGCGCCCCCACTGTCTCAACAATTTTTACCTTCATCACCGCGGGATTCATTGCTGGAGCGATAACCTCTCCACTGGCTT GTCCTTTCGAACTGGCCAAGAACGTCGTCCAGACATCTGTGCTAGTATCAAATCGTGCCCAAGCTTCCCCGGATGCTGTGAGAGACCACTCATTACGCCACAAGCCCCGTCTCGGAACCGTCCAAGCGATCAAGCAGATTGTACAGCGGTACGGATTCAGAGGTTTGTACACGGGATTCTACCTCCATGCGATGCGGGATACTGTTGGGTCCGGCCTGTATTTTGCGGTCTATGAAACAGTCAAGCAGGTTGCAGCCAGGGAGCTCGGGCCGGATAAGTCTCCATTTGGTGCGCCCATGATTGCCGGTGCAATCTGCAGCACCGTACCTTGGTTTTGC ACGTATCCGCTTGACACACGCAAGACGCGCGCGCAGAGTGTGCTTCTCGGAAAGACGAAGGAAGTCGGCGAAGCTTCCGCGGCTGTTGCACGGTCCAGCATGTATAAAGGACTGTCAATAATTTTGATCCGCACTGGGGTGAACAACATGATTTTGCTCAGCATCTTCGAATATATTAAGATGCGCATCAACGAGCTGGACGGATGA